One Natator depressus isolate rNatDep1 chromosome 3, rNatDep2.hap1, whole genome shotgun sequence DNA segment encodes these proteins:
- the DDX1 gene encoding ATP-dependent RNA helicase DDX1 isoform X2 encodes MAAETGSGKTGAFSIPVIQIVYETLKDQQEGKKGKTTIKTGGAVLNKWQMNPYDRGSAFAIGSDGLCCQSREVKEWHGCRATKGVTKGKYYYEVSCHDQGLCRIGWATMQASLDLGTDKFGFGYGGTGKKSHNKQFDSYGEEFTMHDTVGCYLDIEKGQIKFSKNGKDLGFAFEIPPHIKSQALFAACVLKNAELKFNFGEEDFKFPPKDGFIALCKAPDGNVLKSQHAGNAQVAQTKNLPNAPKALIVEPSRELAEQTLNNVKQFKKYVDNPKLRELLIIGGVAARDQLSILENGVDIVVGTPGRLDDLVSTGKLNLSQVRFLVLDEADGLLLQGYSDFINRIHGQIPQITSDGKRLQVIVCSATLHSFDVKKLSEKIMHFPTWVDLKGEDSVPETVHHVVVPVNPKNDKQWERLGKNHIRTDEVHAKDNTRPGVNSPEMWSEAIKILKGEYAVRAIKEHKMDQAIIFCRTKIDCDNMEQYFMQQGGGPDRKGHQFSCVCLHGDRKPHERKQNLERFKKGDVRFLICTDVAARGIDIRGVPYVINVTLPDEKQNYVHRIGRVGRAERMGLAISLVATEKEKVWYHVCSSRGKGCYNTRLKEDGGCTIWYNEMQLLGEIEEHLNCTISQVEPDIKVPVDDFDGKVTYGQRRAAGGGTYKGHVDILAPTVQELAALEKEAQTSFLHLGYLPNQLFRMF; translated from the exons TACGATAGAGGATCAGCTTTTG CAATTGGATCAGATGGTCTGTGTTGCCAAAGCAGGGAGGTAAAGGAATGGCATGGATGCAGAGCAACTAAAGGAGTGACTAAAG gaaaatattaTTATGAAGTATCCTGTCATGACCAGGGCTTGTGCAGAATTGGGTGGGCCACTATGCAGGCTTCATTGGATTTGG GCACTGACAAATTTGGCTTTGGCTATGGTGGAACTGGAAAGAAGTCACATAACAAACAGTTTGACAGTTATGGTGAG GAATTCACTATGCATGATACAGTTGGGTGCTATCTGGATATAGAGAAGGGGCAAATAAAGTTCTCCAAAAATG GGAAAGACCTTGGCTTTGCATTTGAAATCCCACCACATATAAAGAGCCAAGCACTCTTTGCAGCCTGTGTTCTGAAG aatGCTGAATTGAAATTCAATTTTGGTGAAGAAGACTTTAAGTTTCCACCAAAGGATGGATTTATTGCTCTTTGCAAAGCTCCTGATGGAAATGTTCTGAAATCGCAGCACGCAG GAAATGCACAAGTGGCTCAAACAAAGAACCTTCCTAATGCTCCAAAAGCATTAATTGTGGAACCATCCAGAGAGTTAGCAGAACAAACTTTGAATAACGTAAAACAATTCAAGAAATACGTTGATAATCCTAAATTAAG GGAACTCCTAATTATTGGTGGTGTTGCTGCAAGAGATCAACTTTCCATTCTGGAAAATGGT GTGGACATAGTTGTGGGAACCCCTGGAAGGTTGGATGACTTGGTGTCAACTGGAAAGCTTAACTTATCTCAAGTTAGATTCCTGGTTCTTGATGAAGCT GATGGCCTTCTTCTCCAAGGTTATTCAGACTTCATAAACAGAATCCACGGTCAAATTCCTCAGATAACTTCAGATGGAAAAAGACTGCAG GTTATTGTGTGTTCTGCAACTCTACATTCTTTTGATGTGAAGAAACTGTCTGAGAAGATCATGCATTTCCCCACTTGGGTTGACTTAAAAGGAGAGGATTCTGTCCCAGAAACTGTGCACCATGTTGTTGTTCCTGTGAATCCTAAAAATGACAAACAATGGGAAAGGCTTGGCAAGAATCATATCAGG aCTGATGAGGTACATGCAAAAGATAATACAAGGCCTGGTGTTAACAGTCCAG AAATGTGGTCTGAAGCTATTAAAATACTGAAGGGAGAATACGCTGTTCGAGCAATTAAGGAACACAAGATGGATCAAGCAattattttctgcagaactaaaatAGACTGTGATAACATGGAGCAGTACTTTATGCAACAAGGAGGAG GCCCAGATAGGAAAGGACATCAGTTCTCATGTGTCTGTCTGCATGGTGACAGAAAACCtcatgaaagaaaacaaaatttggaaAGATTTAAG AAGGGAGATGTCAGATTCTTGATCTGCACCGATGTAGCTGCTAGAGGAATTGATATCCGTGGTGTTCCTTATG ttatcAATGTCACACTCCCTGATGAAAAGCAAAACTACGTTCATCGAATTGGGAGAGTAGGCAGAGCTGAAAG AATGGGTCTGGCGATTTCCCTCGTGGCAACAGAAAAAGAGAAG GTGTGGTATCACGTTTGTAGTAGCCGTGGAAAGGGTTGCTATAATACCAGGCTGAAGGAAGATGGAGGTTGCACTATATGGTACAATGAGATGCAG ttGCTGGGTGAGATTGAAGAGCACCTGAATTGTACTATTTCCCAAGTTGAGCCAGATATAAAAGTACCAGTGGATGACTTCGATGGGAAAGTTACATATGGACAAAGAAGGGCTGCAGGCG GTGGAACCTATAAAGGCCATGTGGATATTTTGGCACCTACAGTACAAGAGTTGGCTGCCCTTGAAAAGGAGGCTCAGACATCTTTCTTACATCTTGGCTACCTTCCTAACCAGCtgttcagaatgttttga